A genomic stretch from Sulfobacillus thermosulfidooxidans includes:
- the spoIIR gene encoding stage II sporulation protein R, translating to MWIKQILLSLFAMSLFWSMAPQPGQAPLTPNRSVKVSQTIISPPPVIRFRVIANSDNPVDQAVKLDVRDHVLAVLDPLLRHAKTRQQAASILASHIATITRVANDVLRVNQVTYQAHVSLTTTEFPTKAYGSWVLPAGKYQALLVVLGKGQGHNWWCVLFPSLCFIDMSNAVAIPVSPSQGQAGIEEPASSPTVPESVPALPVRIPHPVPASPHGHIRVSWSLPGFVNHLLGWI from the coding sequence ATGTGGATTAAGCAGATTCTCCTCAGCTTGTTTGCGATGAGTTTATTTTGGTCTATGGCTCCTCAACCAGGTCAGGCTCCGTTAACGCCGAACCGCTCGGTCAAAGTCTCGCAAACCATTATTTCTCCGCCCCCGGTTATCAGGTTTCGGGTGATTGCAAATTCGGATAATCCGGTAGATCAAGCGGTCAAACTCGATGTCCGGGATCATGTTTTGGCGGTTTTAGATCCGCTACTTCGTCACGCGAAGACCCGACAACAAGCAGCGTCTATTCTGGCCTCCCATATCGCGACCATTACCCGCGTTGCCAACGATGTTTTGCGGGTTAACCAGGTAACTTATCAAGCTCATGTATCACTGACGACGACAGAGTTCCCTACCAAGGCCTATGGGAGCTGGGTGTTACCGGCTGGAAAGTATCAAGCGCTGCTGGTTGTTCTGGGAAAAGGACAGGGTCACAATTGGTGGTGTGTCTTGTTTCCCTCTCTGTGTTTTATTGATATGAGCAATGCCGTAGCGATTCCTGTGTCTCCCTCGCAAGGTCAAGCGGGGATTGAAGAGCCGGCATCATCGCCAACGGTTCCTGAAAGCGTACCAGCCCTGCCAGTGCGGATTCCTCATCCCGTTCCCGCTTCCCCACACGGTCATATACGCGTGAGCTGGTCTTTGCCGGGCTTTGTCAATCATCTCCTCGGTTGGATTTAA
- a CDS encoding YlmC/YmxH family sporulation protein, whose translation MVKTSELRTKDVINITDGRRLGFVGDLELDLERGHIKAVIILGSSHLLGLFGRERDTVISWEQIRKIGHDVILVEMAPSPEG comes from the coding sequence ATGGTGAAAACCTCCGAGTTGCGGACCAAAGACGTCATCAATATAACAGACGGGCGCCGTTTAGGCTTTGTCGGTGACTTGGAACTGGACCTTGAGCGCGGACATATCAAGGCCGTAATCATATTAGGCTCCAGTCACTTGTTAGGATTGTTTGGACGTGAACGGGACACCGTGATTTCGTGGGAGCAAATCCGAAAAATTGGTCACGACGTCATCTTGGTGGAAATGGCTCCATCCCCAGAAGGATAA
- the pgeF gene encoding peptidoglycan editing factor PgeF has translation MTRWIRHKSRYLSWQVSEGVMAIFTIRQGGVSLSPYDTLNISFNVGDLPSAVMENRRRVLADIGHELSQLVMAEQVHHNRVAWATSHEAGAGSIASTTALPGLDGLLTHSDNLVLGMGFADCVPIFIAAPQHHAVGLLHAGWRGTVRGVQRQAIGLLKDDGIDLSQIYIGIGPSIGPCCYEVDERVATEFRAQMGEDAPLVATRAGHYLLDLWEANRQQLMQLGIPDANIDISGWCTACHGDQFFSYRRDHGRTGRMGGFICMSK, from the coding sequence ATGACCCGTTGGATACGCCATAAATCCCGTTATCTAAGTTGGCAGGTTAGTGAGGGGGTTATGGCGATTTTTACAATACGGCAAGGAGGCGTATCATTGTCTCCATATGATACGTTGAACATATCGTTCAATGTGGGGGACTTGCCCTCAGCGGTGATGGAGAATAGACGCAGGGTTTTGGCAGATATCGGTCATGAATTGTCACAGCTTGTCATGGCCGAGCAAGTGCATCATAACCGAGTAGCATGGGCAACATCCCATGAAGCTGGTGCCGGTTCCATAGCATCAACAACAGCTCTTCCGGGATTAGACGGCCTATTAACTCATAGTGATAATTTGGTCCTGGGGATGGGATTTGCGGATTGTGTACCCATTTTCATTGCGGCTCCGCAGCATCATGCGGTGGGACTTCTCCACGCGGGATGGCGAGGAACAGTACGTGGGGTCCAACGTCAGGCCATTGGGCTTCTCAAGGACGATGGAATCGATCTCAGTCAAATCTACATTGGTATTGGTCCCTCCATTGGCCCATGTTGTTATGAAGTGGATGAACGCGTAGCCACGGAATTTCGCGCCCAAATGGGAGAAGATGCGCCGCTCGTGGCGACACGTGCGGGCCATTATTTGCTTGATTTATGGGAAGCCAATCGGCAGCAGTTAATGCAATTAGGAATTCCCGATGCCAATATTGACATTTCCGGATGGTGTACCGCTTGTCATGGGGACCAATTTTTTTCCTACCGACGTGATCATGGTCGCACGGGACGGATGGGAGGATTTATATGTATGAGCAAATAA
- a CDS encoding YggS family pyridoxal phosphate-dependent enzyme codes for MYEQITENVERILEMIRRIRPDDTVKLMAVTKTRSRDEALMALQAGAHLLGENKVQEALNKFPEKPPAPLHMIGHLQTNKVKYAIDLFDAIDSIDSERIADALNRRLKTSMPVMLEINAGKEPSKTGMFFEEVLPFLAKAEQWKNLRFIGMMALFPAAADKSSNEKKKIRDLMKETGELWRIAQQEGFPWAPLTELSMGMSEDYEWALEAGTTMIRLGTAIFGPRPKT; via the coding sequence ATGTATGAGCAAATAACGGAAAATGTAGAACGGATTCTCGAAATGATTCGCCGGATACGACCCGACGACACCGTTAAGCTTATGGCTGTAACCAAAACCCGTAGCCGTGATGAAGCCTTGATGGCCTTACAAGCCGGGGCCCATTTATTGGGAGAAAATAAAGTGCAAGAAGCCCTCAATAAATTCCCAGAGAAACCTCCCGCTCCTCTGCATATGATTGGACATCTTCAGACGAACAAGGTAAAATATGCCATAGATCTTTTTGACGCCATTGATAGTATTGATAGTGAACGCATCGCGGACGCGTTAAACCGCCGTCTGAAAACGTCAATGCCGGTGATGCTTGAAATTAATGCCGGCAAGGAACCCAGCAAAACTGGTATGTTTTTCGAGGAAGTTCTACCTTTTTTAGCCAAGGCTGAACAGTGGAAGAATTTGCGTTTCATAGGCATGATGGCACTTTTTCCGGCAGCAGCAGACAAAAGTTCTAACGAAAAGAAAAAAATTCGTGATCTTATGAAGGAAACTGGCGAATTATGGCGAATTGCTCAACAAGAGGGATTTCCTTGGGCACCTCTTACCGAACTATCGATGGGCATGTCTGAGGATTATGAATGGGCCTTAGAGGCGGGAACGACAATGATTCGGCTCGGGACCGCAATTTTCGGCCCAAGGCCAAAAACCTAA
- a CDS encoding cell division protein SepF: MKAGIVGKFLNFVGLEEVQEEELDTQQVAAASDWEDEVPQKKRGSLVSLPGTRGFRVVVMHPRTLEDGQAIADQVKGRRPVIVNLDLAEERAGQRLLNFLSGVAYALDGGLRRVGDNIFLVTPNNVEVASEDHDEAPGWTRSLNK, from the coding sequence GTGAAAGCAGGTATTGTAGGGAAATTTCTTAATTTTGTCGGGCTCGAAGAGGTTCAGGAAGAGGAACTGGACACGCAACAAGTTGCGGCCGCTTCCGATTGGGAAGATGAGGTTCCACAAAAAAAACGGGGGAGTTTAGTGAGCTTGCCGGGCACCCGAGGATTTCGGGTGGTGGTCATGCATCCGAGAACGTTGGAAGATGGTCAGGCTATAGCCGATCAAGTTAAAGGCCGCAGACCCGTTATTGTCAATTTAGATTTAGCTGAAGAGCGTGCCGGTCAGAGGCTTTTGAATTTCCTTTCAGGGGTTGCGTATGCTCTGGACGGAGGATTGCGAAGAGTTGGAGACAATATTTTTCTCGTGACCCCCAATAATGTTGAAGTCGCCAGTGAAGATCACGATGAAGCGCCAGGATGGACACGGAGCTTAAATAAGTGA
- a CDS encoding YggT family protein, which translates to MSIIFTHLAETVHILQDVFYVVLMIRIVASFFPPRTAGLWDKATFISTQLTEPILAPIRRRVPLVGMLDLSPLIAFFLVDIASYLLVTLFLYLARF; encoded by the coding sequence GTGAGTATAATTTTTACACACTTAGCAGAAACTGTGCATATTCTGCAAGACGTGTTCTATGTCGTGCTGATGATCCGGATTGTTGCCTCTTTTTTTCCTCCCCGGACGGCGGGGCTGTGGGACAAAGCAACGTTTATTTCAACGCAGCTAACTGAGCCGATTTTAGCCCCGATCCGGCGAAGGGTGCCGTTAGTCGGGATGTTGGATTTATCGCCATTGATTGCGTTTTTTCTAGTGGATATTGCATCCTATCTTTTAGTTACGTTATTTTTATATCTGGCAAGGTTTTAA
- a CDS encoding DivIVA domain-containing protein, whose translation MPLTPLDIVNKEFKHGFRGYNEDDVNEFLDEIVRDYEALIRENDELKENTSGMTERLEQYRKLEATLQNTLVIAQQTAEEVKAAARKEAELIVREAEAKAEEIVRNAEARVREAENQLSQLRYETEKFRAQIKSLLEAQLRLVTEGPLLQAAVES comes from the coding sequence ATGCCACTGACACCTTTAGACATCGTAAATAAAGAGTTTAAACATGGATTTCGTGGATACAATGAAGACGACGTCAACGAATTTCTCGATGAAATTGTTCGCGACTATGAAGCATTAATTCGAGAAAACGACGAATTGAAGGAAAATACGTCGGGAATGACTGAGCGTCTTGAACAGTATCGTAAACTGGAAGCAACCTTGCAAAACACTCTGGTGATTGCGCAGCAGACTGCAGAAGAGGTCAAAGCGGCAGCGCGAAAAGAAGCCGAACTAATTGTTCGGGAAGCAGAAGCCAAAGCCGAAGAGATTGTTCGCAATGCCGAAGCACGCGTGCGTGAAGCAGAAAACCAATTGTCTCAACTGCGCTATGAGACAGAAAAGTTTCGTGCCCAAATTAAAAGTCTGTTAGAGGCTCAATTGCGGTTGGTGACTGAAGGTCCTTTATTACAAGCTGCTGTAGAATCGTAG
- the ileS gene encoding isoleucine--tRNA ligase: MDYRSTLRLPKTAFPMKANLPGQEPQWLEKWTKDNIYQMQRQERAHERKFVLHDGPPYANGDIHTGTALNKILKDMINRYWSLAGFDVAYVPGWDTHGLPIEMRALKKLGVSQHQIDPLALRKECAEVARHYIHVMTEEFQRLGVMGDWEHPYITMSPEYEGAELEIFASMVEKGLIYRDLRPVYWCPHCETALAEGEIEYHNHKSDAIYVAFPVKDGKGILPDNTRAVIWTTTPWTIPANVAISLHPDLLYVVLETEQDGRVLVAQDLTERLIALMNWNVVGKYGPWAGRELEGIVTQHPYLHHDVPLILGEHVTSESGTGLVHTAPGHGMEDFEVGKSYQLPIVQPLNDQGRFVEGTPLVEGLFYQDANAVVIDRLREEGHLVKHEPLNHQYAYCWRCKNPVIFRATKQWFLSIDRLRDSLKEATYPVKWDPDWGGERMRQMVENRQDWCLSRQRVWGVPIPAFYCEECHSAILEPSLIRHVARIIAQEGSDAWWEHPAQYFLPEDYQCPYCGSHELTQEHDVFDVWMDSGSSQAAVLAGHANLTWPADVVLEGNDQYRGWFNSLLTTAVAAKDEAPYRMVLTHGMVLDKSGQEMHKSLGNTIDPLDIVNQYGADILRLWVASSEYRNDVRISDEILRQLSESYRKIRNTFRFLLGNLADYEPTATRPTLEDPLNRWMVHVINEWMGEARTAYESYTFHQVVHGLVRLVTTELSSFYLDVIKDRLYTLARDNPLRQETVHVLKYIADVLVRVISPILVFTSDEVYQYLPKEPNAPVSVHLLRWPEPWAIGYGRDEKDRMSRLLGYREVILKALEGLRANKTIGNSLEAMVHLTVPTTDPVLNDEDRRLLTEMVMVAHIDAGQGSELACHAEKTSWPRCERCWRYTPDVGNHPDYPDLCERCYDVLKESL, encoded by the coding sequence ATGGATTACAGGAGCACATTACGTTTACCGAAGACAGCGTTTCCTATGAAGGCCAACTTGCCGGGGCAAGAACCGCAGTGGTTGGAAAAGTGGACGAAGGACAATATTTATCAAATGCAACGCCAAGAACGCGCTCATGAGAGGAAATTTGTCTTGCATGACGGGCCGCCATATGCCAATGGTGACATTCATACCGGGACCGCATTAAATAAAATTCTCAAAGACATGATTAACCGGTATTGGTCGTTGGCGGGATTTGATGTGGCCTATGTTCCGGGATGGGACACCCATGGATTGCCCATCGAAATGCGCGCACTGAAAAAGCTCGGGGTGTCTCAGCATCAAATCGATCCTTTAGCGTTGCGAAAAGAGTGTGCAGAGGTGGCGCGTCATTACATTCATGTGATGACCGAAGAATTCCAACGCTTGGGGGTGATGGGAGACTGGGAGCATCCCTATATCACCATGAGTCCGGAGTATGAAGGCGCTGAACTAGAAATTTTTGCCTCTATGGTGGAAAAAGGGCTCATTTATCGGGACTTACGGCCGGTATATTGGTGCCCGCACTGTGAAACCGCATTAGCTGAAGGCGAAATTGAATATCATAACCATAAGTCGGATGCCATCTATGTAGCATTCCCGGTCAAGGATGGAAAGGGAATTTTGCCGGACAATACCCGTGCTGTGATCTGGACGACGACACCATGGACCATTCCGGCTAATGTGGCGATCAGCCTTCATCCGGATTTGTTATATGTGGTGTTAGAGACAGAACAAGATGGCCGGGTCTTAGTGGCGCAAGATTTGACCGAGCGTTTAATTGCACTGATGAACTGGAACGTGGTCGGAAAATATGGACCATGGGCGGGACGTGAACTAGAAGGCATCGTTACGCAACATCCCTATTTACACCACGATGTTCCTCTCATTCTTGGAGAACATGTGACCAGTGAAAGTGGCACGGGCCTTGTGCACACAGCGCCTGGGCATGGGATGGAAGACTTCGAGGTTGGTAAATCTTATCAATTGCCTATCGTTCAACCCCTCAATGACCAAGGACGATTTGTCGAGGGTACGCCTTTAGTCGAAGGACTATTCTATCAGGATGCCAATGCGGTAGTCATTGATCGGCTTAGGGAGGAAGGGCATTTAGTTAAACATGAACCCCTAAATCACCAGTATGCGTACTGCTGGCGGTGTAAGAATCCGGTCATTTTTCGGGCCACCAAGCAATGGTTTTTGTCTATTGATAGGTTACGGGATAGTCTTAAAGAAGCTACCTATCCGGTGAAATGGGATCCCGACTGGGGCGGGGAACGCATGCGTCAAATGGTCGAAAATCGCCAAGACTGGTGTTTGTCGCGGCAGCGTGTCTGGGGAGTGCCTATCCCAGCATTTTATTGTGAAGAATGTCACTCGGCGATTTTAGAACCGTCCCTAATTCGCCATGTGGCTCGCATTATTGCTCAAGAGGGTTCCGATGCGTGGTGGGAACACCCGGCCCAGTATTTCCTACCTGAGGATTACCAGTGTCCTTATTGTGGAAGCCATGAGTTAACTCAAGAACATGATGTGTTTGATGTGTGGATGGATTCGGGATCTTCTCAAGCGGCGGTATTAGCCGGGCATGCCAATTTAACATGGCCTGCGGATGTCGTGCTGGAGGGCAACGATCAATATCGGGGTTGGTTTAATAGTTTGTTAACAACCGCGGTAGCTGCTAAGGATGAGGCACCTTACCGCATGGTATTGACGCATGGCATGGTTCTCGATAAATCCGGTCAAGAAATGCATAAATCGCTCGGGAACACCATCGATCCGCTTGATATTGTCAATCAGTACGGCGCGGATATCTTGCGGCTGTGGGTAGCCAGTTCCGAGTATCGCAATGATGTGAGAATTTCCGATGAAATTCTCCGGCAGTTGTCGGAAAGTTACCGGAAGATCCGTAACACATTTCGGTTTTTGTTAGGAAATCTCGCCGATTATGAGCCCACGGCAACGCGCCCCACACTGGAAGATCCCTTAAACCGCTGGATGGTTCACGTAATCAATGAATGGATGGGGGAAGCGCGAACCGCTTATGAATCGTACACCTTCCATCAAGTGGTGCACGGCTTGGTTCGGCTCGTAACAACGGAATTGTCCAGTTTCTATTTGGACGTCATCAAAGACCGTCTCTATACATTGGCTAGGGATAATCCGTTACGGCAGGAAACAGTGCATGTCTTAAAATATATTGCTGATGTATTGGTCCGTGTTATTTCGCCTATCTTAGTCTTTACGAGCGATGAAGTGTACCAGTATCTTCCTAAAGAACCGAACGCGCCAGTGTCTGTCCATTTATTGCGATGGCCGGAACCTTGGGCGATTGGCTATGGTCGTGACGAAAAAGATCGGATGTCTCGCCTTCTAGGCTATCGTGAAGTCATTCTCAAAGCGCTCGAAGGTTTACGAGCTAACAAGACAATTGGAAACTCCCTTGAAGCCATGGTTCATTTAACTGTCCCGACAACCGATCCGGTCCTGAACGATGAGGACAGACGCCTTCTGACTGAAATGGTTATGGTTGCCCATATTGATGCAGGGCAAGGATCAGAATTGGCGTGCCATGCCGAGAAAACATCATGGCCACGGTGTGAACGGTGTTGGCGGTATACACCAGATGTGGGCAATCACCCGGATTATCCCGATCTATGTGAGCGATGTTACGACGTGTTGAAGGAGAGTTTGTAA
- the lspA gene encoding signal peptidase II, producing MSKSGLGIVVIGIAILVSDLFIQSRVSATMVPGQSIPLLPPVLSLTYVLNNGAAFSLLRGGTPLFILVAFALLIGIGIYTWRHPHMPSLMVIALGLLAGGSAGNLWDRIIWGRVIDYIHVIDWPVFNLADSAIVVGMGLLVYYYWRLDKNGESSS from the coding sequence ATGTCCAAATCGGGTTTGGGCATTGTTGTGATTGGAATAGCGATTTTAGTGTCAGACTTATTTATTCAATCTCGCGTTTCCGCCACGATGGTGCCCGGTCAGAGTATTCCTCTTTTACCGCCGGTTTTGTCTTTGACTTACGTCTTGAACAATGGGGCAGCGTTCAGTCTTTTGCGAGGCGGAACGCCCCTCTTTATTCTTGTGGCGTTTGCGCTCTTAATAGGGATTGGTATTTACACCTGGCGACATCCCCACATGCCGTCTTTGATGGTTATTGCCTTGGGATTATTGGCGGGCGGTTCGGCCGGAAATTTATGGGATCGAATCATCTGGGGACGCGTTATTGACTACATTCATGTCATCGATTGGCCAGTTTTTAATTTAGCCGATTCGGCCATAGTGGTGGGCATGGGTTTACTCGTCTATTATTATTGGAGGCTAGACAAAAATGGCGAGTCTTCATCCTAA
- a CDS encoding RluA family pseudouridine synthase: MASLHPKTPTSFQVSSDMVGKRLDRVIYEWNPEHSRTFWQRLIQQGHIRLNGRAVKSGTIVQTGDEITIDFIDLPAPLPPLIEGSVDTKWIVYQDDYLIVVNKPRQLVVHPSRGHENDSVVHRLLPLLPYQGEDFRPGVVHRLDRDTTGLLVLARSEDVKAKLSQMIQQRQVHRDYIAVIQGHMTPSHGIIDAPIGRHLRNRLKMAIVKNGREARTRYYTLATWGSQSLVQLSLDTGRTHQIRVHLSSMGHYVIGDPLYGPTSETGPGQLLHAMRLAFLHPVTQVPLCFWTYPPSDWKTMIQEDEPVDIISPSVFHASIPPCPDISTRQLLIEGLGLLI; this comes from the coding sequence ATGGCGAGTCTTCATCCTAAGACACCAACAAGCTTTCAGGTATCTTCTGACATGGTAGGGAAGCGACTGGACCGGGTAATCTACGAATGGAATCCGGAACATTCCCGAACATTTTGGCAACGGCTGATTCAACAAGGGCACATTCGCCTTAATGGGCGGGCAGTGAAATCGGGAACTATTGTTCAAACAGGCGATGAGATCACCATTGATTTCATCGACCTGCCCGCCCCCCTTCCCCCTCTCATCGAAGGGAGCGTCGATACCAAATGGATTGTGTACCAGGATGATTATTTGATTGTTGTCAATAAACCGAGACAGCTTGTGGTGCATCCGAGTCGCGGTCACGAAAATGACAGTGTGGTGCACCGGTTATTGCCACTTCTTCCCTATCAAGGTGAAGACTTTAGGCCGGGTGTGGTTCACCGCTTAGACCGGGATACAACCGGCCTTTTGGTCTTGGCTCGTAGCGAAGATGTCAAGGCAAAATTGTCCCAAATGATTCAACAACGCCAAGTTCATCGGGATTATATTGCGGTAATTCAAGGACACATGACTCCGAGCCATGGCATTATTGATGCGCCTATTGGGCGACATTTGCGCAACCGTTTGAAAATGGCTATTGTGAAAAATGGTCGGGAAGCAAGAACCCGCTATTATACCTTAGCCACTTGGGGATCCCAAAGTTTAGTGCAATTATCCTTAGACACGGGACGAACGCACCAGATTCGCGTTCACCTCAGTTCTATGGGTCATTATGTTATTGGAGATCCTTTATATGGCCCTACCTCGGAAACAGGTCCGGGGCAATTACTGCATGCGATGCGACTAGCATTTTTACATCCGGTGACCCAGGTCCCGTTGTGTTTTTGGACTTATCCTCCTAGTGATTGGAAAACGATGATACAAGAGGATGAACCCGTGGACATTATCTCACCATCCGTCTTTCACGCATCCATTCCTCCTTGTCCTGATATCAGCACACGTCAGTTACTCATAGAGGGTTTAGGGCTTCTGATCTAA
- a CDS encoding mechanosensitive ion channel family protein produces MAEHNGDLKRLWRKTGILILVLFIVGILLAVLVDQAKGVLHLPKSVAEPMKALIVLMIGGAISYLLERYLFQLISRTLGAKSTTSLRFIIRLFLLLAVILSVLAAFGVGLSSVVFGGAFVTAIIGLAGQTMFGNLIAGIALLIFHPFEVGDRINFVAWQYPMLVPSFPHEATKPVYSGVVVDITLMYTSVLTDTGPIMAVPNGIIIQAAVENLSRTNRRILRMRFDVDISLDPNQLLPKVEKMLQALGYVGTKPQIVDVTPTTYSLLIVVDTKLRADDEIRHQIFAHLVPIIQKSSKPLAPNETSSPANALPLDQKP; encoded by the coding sequence ATGGCTGAACATAACGGCGATCTCAAACGACTTTGGCGCAAAACCGGTATTTTAATTCTGGTATTGTTTATCGTAGGAATCTTGCTAGCAGTTCTTGTAGATCAGGCAAAAGGCGTGCTGCATTTGCCTAAATCCGTGGCCGAACCCATGAAGGCATTGATTGTCTTGATGATTGGTGGTGCCATTTCTTACCTTTTGGAACGATATTTGTTCCAATTGATTTCCCGAACACTTGGTGCCAAAAGCACAACCTCTTTACGGTTTATTATTCGTCTTTTTTTGTTATTAGCGGTGATTTTGTCCGTATTAGCGGCATTTGGTGTGGGCCTTTCATCGGTCGTATTTGGCGGCGCATTTGTTACGGCCATCATCGGGTTGGCCGGGCAAACAATGTTTGGCAATCTTATTGCAGGTATTGCCCTACTAATTTTTCATCCTTTTGAAGTCGGTGACCGCATTAATTTCGTCGCCTGGCAATATCCTATGTTAGTTCCGTCATTCCCCCATGAAGCCACCAAACCGGTATATTCAGGTGTGGTTGTCGATATCACGCTTATGTATACATCCGTTCTTACCGACACTGGCCCTATCATGGCTGTCCCTAATGGCATAATCATTCAAGCAGCTGTGGAAAATCTTTCGCGCACAAATCGTCGTATTTTGCGTATGCGATTTGATGTCGATATTTCCTTAGACCCCAATCAGTTATTGCCCAAAGTGGAAAAAATGTTGCAAGCATTAGGGTATGTCGGCACAAAACCGCAAATCGTAGATGTAACCCCTACAACCTATTCACTATTAATTGTCGTGGACACTAAACTACGTGCGGACGACGAGATTCGGCATCAAATCTTTGCACATCTTGTCCCTATTATTCAAAAATCCAGTAAACCGCTGGCCCCAAATGAGACAAGTTCTCCCGCGAATGCTCTCCCATTAGATCAGAAGCCCTAA
- the pyrR gene encoding bifunctional pyr operon transcriptional regulator/uracil phosphoribosyltransferase PyrR, which translates to MKQVALLMDEDAIRRALMRIAHEIVERNHGVHNVSLVGIRRRGVPLAERIAANLALIENETLQVGILDIGLYRDDLAHRPFAPVNQTSIKSAMIDKRVVVLVDDVLYTGRTVRAALDALSDFGRPKAIQLAVLIDRGHRELPIRADYVGKNVPTARSERIHVEVQEIDGIDRVYVEKVPVIEGEE; encoded by the coding sequence ATGAAACAGGTCGCCCTGTTGATGGACGAAGATGCAATACGGCGCGCACTGATGCGCATTGCTCATGAAATTGTTGAGCGTAACCACGGTGTGCACAATGTGAGTTTAGTAGGGATTCGCAGACGGGGTGTGCCCCTAGCCGAACGCATTGCCGCAAATTTGGCCTTGATAGAAAATGAAACACTGCAGGTGGGGATTCTGGACATCGGGCTGTACCGCGATGATCTGGCGCACCGGCCTTTTGCGCCAGTGAATCAGACATCGATAAAAAGCGCAATGATTGATAAACGCGTGGTGGTATTAGTTGACGATGTGCTTTATACCGGGCGTACGGTGCGTGCCGCACTAGATGCCCTATCAGATTTTGGGCGGCCTAAAGCCATTCAATTAGCGGTCTTAATTGACCGGGGACATCGTGAATTGCCCATCCGAGCCGATTATGTTGGCAAAAATGTTCCCACCGCGCGGTCAGAGCGTATCCATGTGGAAGTGCAGGAAATTGACGGGATTGATCGCGTATATGTGGAAAAAGTTCCCGTGATAGAAGGAGAGGAATAA
- a CDS encoding aspartate carbamoyltransferase catalytic subunit, whose product MRDLLTLESLSGQDIGDLLDLAQNMAEILDRPIKKVPTLRGKSIVNLFFEPSTRTRNSFELAAKYLSADVINVQKSGSSVEKGETLWDTARNLSQMAVDAVIIRHQVSGVPQQLAEILDIPVINAGDGSHEHPTQGLLDALTLRQAKGHVAGLKVAIVGDVLHSRVARSDIWALLALGARVSIVGPPSLLPSTYEELGVEVTTDLKEALADADAIQVLRLQKERQSTGEIPSLWEYRLRWGITRKTLQYAKPDAVVLHPGPQNRGVEIDSDVLDSSRSYILQQVRNGVAVRMAVLFRLLGGGHDE is encoded by the coding sequence ATGCGCGACTTACTAACATTAGAAAGTCTCTCCGGACAAGATATAGGGGATTTACTCGATCTCGCGCAGAATATGGCCGAAATATTGGACAGGCCGATTAAAAAAGTTCCGACATTGCGCGGAAAATCTATTGTGAACCTCTTTTTTGAGCCCAGTACCCGGACGCGCAATTCTTTTGAATTGGCTGCGAAATATCTCAGTGCTGATGTCATAAATGTGCAGAAATCGGGTTCGAGCGTTGAAAAAGGGGAAACGTTATGGGATACTGCTCGCAATTTATCGCAAATGGCAGTGGATGCCGTCATCATTCGTCATCAGGTATCGGGAGTTCCTCAACAGTTAGCGGAAATTCTTGATATTCCGGTAATCAACGCGGGCGACGGCAGTCATGAGCATCCGACACAAGGTCTTCTCGACGCGTTGACACTGCGTCAGGCCAAAGGACACGTGGCGGGACTGAAAGTGGCGATTGTGGGGGATGTGTTGCACAGTCGGGTCGCTCGCTCTGATATTTGGGCATTGTTGGCGCTTGGAGCCCGCGTGAGCATTGTAGGCCCACCCAGTCTTTTACCTAGTACCTATGAAGAGTTGGGCGTGGAGGTTACCACCGATTTGAAAGAAGCCTTAGCAGATGCCGATGCCATTCAAGTGTTACGGTTGCAAAAGGAACGGCAAAGTACGGGTGAAATTCCCTCATTATGGGAATATCGATTGCGCTGGGGCATCACTCGAAAAACTCTACAGTATGCCAAACCAGATGCTGTGGTTCTTCATCCTGGTCCACAAAATCGTGGAGTCGAAATCGATTCGGATGTTTTGGATTCTTCCCGGTCCTATATCTTGCAGCAAGTGCGCAATGGGGTGGCGGTCAGAATGGCCGTGCTATTTCGGTTATTAGGAGGTGGCCATGACGAATAA